One stretch of Bosea vaviloviae DNA includes these proteins:
- a CDS encoding DUF2798 domain-containing protein, producing MSNLSSRRRLPARYGTVVLPFLLSIVMTFVVSAIATLRALGPSPDFLSTWPVSWGLSWLVAFPTLLLILPLVRRIMALIVAPPG from the coding sequence ATGTCCAACCTATCGTCCCGTCGCCGGCTTCCGGCGCGCTACGGCACTGTCGTGCTGCCCTTCCTGCTGTCGATCGTGATGACCTTCGTCGTCTCGGCCATCGCGACGCTGCGGGCGCTCGGCCCCTCCCCGGACTTCCTCTCGACCTGGCCGGTCTCCTGGGGCCTGTCCTGGCTGGTCGCCTTCCCGACGCTGCTTCTGATCCTGCCGCTGGTGCGGCGGATCATGGCGCTGATCGTGGCGCCGCCCGGCTGA